In Thermoanaerobaculia bacterium, a genomic segment contains:
- a CDS encoding bifunctional YncE family protein/alkaline phosphatase family protein: MRTPMLAALAAAFAAACTAVAPATPASTRPGPRPGGAVLLHDGWTIRPLGRSVDVGTFPMAVVPLPGHRAAVLLCGFAEEGIDVVDVAAGTRTRLRMPKAWLGLAASADGKTLYASGGADNVVRVFEEGSGEWKEAEPFRLGRPGEPIFAAGIAVDEARGRLYAAENLANRIAAFDLDSRRLLAEYPAGSAPYEIRVDAAGARAFVSNWGDGTVSAITLDGSAATRTWAAGSHPTALLLDGNRVLVACSADDRVTALDAVNGRVLWNASVTLRPGGLEGTTPTSLARAPDGRILIANSDNNDLAVIDARGERPRVDGFLPVGRYPTAVAVDGGTILVADGKGSVTRAAADGPQPTDRIPGSRTPRYVLARQTGDLRIIPASELRRLPQHTASVLSGVPTPPVEKIRPAFAKIRHVIYVIRENRTYDQVFGDLRRGNGDPSLVLFGEEVTPNAHALARSFTLLDNFYCNAEVSADGHNWSAAAFANDYVEKTYPQQYSRRRGDYDFDGGNPLARPRGGYLWDAAEKAGVSFRSYGWFLDLGAKAPTASVGGVAGRFDAAYRGWDLSYSDLDRMDEWLREFREFEKTGELPRLQIVYLPNDHTSGTTPGAREPKAMAAENDLALGRLVDAVTHSRYFSDTAIFVIEDDAQNGPDHVDCHRSPILVVSPFTPRGRVDSRQYSTAGVLRTIETILSLSPMSQYDEAAAPLAFEFSGPFDATPFTALPARVPLDRRNPGKPRSGDSARLDFSRPDAVPEGILNDLLYQAVQGRPSPGITVRLGSEPPRNDPDYDDGD, encoded by the coding sequence ATGAGGACTCCGATGCTCGCGGCGTTGGCCGCCGCCTTCGCCGCCGCGTGCACCGCGGTCGCGCCCGCGACGCCCGCCTCGACGCGCCCCGGGCCGCGCCCCGGAGGCGCCGTTCTCCTCCACGACGGCTGGACGATCCGGCCCCTCGGGCGCTCGGTCGACGTCGGGACGTTTCCGATGGCGGTCGTCCCCCTCCCGGGCCATCGGGCCGCCGTGCTGCTGTGCGGGTTCGCGGAGGAAGGGATCGACGTCGTAGACGTGGCCGCCGGAACCCGAACGCGTCTCCGGATGCCGAAGGCCTGGCTCGGACTCGCCGCGTCCGCCGACGGCAAGACGCTCTACGCTTCCGGAGGCGCGGACAACGTCGTGCGCGTCTTCGAGGAAGGATCCGGGGAGTGGAAGGAGGCGGAGCCGTTCCGTCTCGGCCGGCCCGGCGAGCCGATCTTCGCCGCCGGGATCGCCGTCGACGAGGCCCGTGGACGCCTCTATGCCGCGGAGAACCTGGCCAACCGGATCGCCGCGTTCGACCTGGACTCGCGGAGGCTCCTCGCCGAGTATCCCGCGGGATCGGCGCCGTACGAGATCCGCGTCGACGCCGCCGGCGCGCGCGCCTTCGTGTCGAACTGGGGGGATGGGACCGTCTCGGCGATCACGCTCGACGGCTCGGCCGCGACTCGGACGTGGGCCGCCGGATCGCATCCGACCGCCCTCCTTCTCGACGGCAACCGCGTGCTCGTCGCCTGCTCCGCCGACGACCGGGTGACGGCCCTCGACGCGGTGAACGGCCGCGTCCTCTGGAACGCGTCGGTGACGCTGCGCCCCGGCGGACTCGAAGGCACGACGCCGACCTCGCTCGCGCGCGCCCCGGACGGGCGCATCCTCATCGCGAACTCGGACAACAACGACCTCGCCGTGATCGACGCCCGGGGCGAACGGCCGCGCGTCGACGGCTTCCTCCCGGTCGGCCGGTACCCGACGGCGGTCGCGGTCGACGGCGGGACGATCCTCGTCGCCGACGGCAAGGGCTCCGTCACGCGAGCGGCGGCCGACGGACCGCAGCCCACCGATCGGATCCCGGGCTCGCGCACGCCCCGATACGTCCTCGCGCGGCAGACCGGAGACCTGCGGATCATTCCCGCCTCGGAGCTCCGGCGCCTGCCGCAGCACACGGCATCCGTCCTTTCCGGCGTGCCGACTCCACCCGTCGAAAAAATCAGGCCGGCTTTCGCGAAGATCCGGCACGTGATCTACGTCATCCGCGAGAATCGCACGTACGACCAGGTCTTCGGGGACCTCCGGCGCGGAAACGGCGACCCTTCGCTCGTGCTCTTCGGGGAAGAAGTCACGCCCAACGCCCACGCCCTCGCGAGGTCCTTCACGCTGCTGGACAATTTCTACTGCAATGCCGAAGTTTCCGCCGACGGCCACAACTGGTCGGCAGCGGCGTTCGCCAACGACTACGTGGAGAAGACCTACCCGCAGCAGTACAGCCGCCGGCGGGGAGACTACGACTTCGACGGGGGGAATCCGCTCGCGCGGCCCCGGGGCGGGTATCTCTGGGACGCCGCCGAGAAGGCCGGAGTGTCTTTCCGCTCGTACGGCTGGTTCCTCGACCTCGGGGCGAAAGCGCCGACGGCCTCGGTCGGCGGCGTCGCGGGACGGTTCGACGCGGCGTACCGCGGATGGGACCTCTCCTACAGCGACCTCGACCGGATGGACGAATGGCTGCGGGAGTTTCGTGAATTCGAGAAGACGGGGGAGCTGCCCCGCCTCCAGATCGTCTATCTGCCGAACGACCACACGTCCGGCACCACTCCGGGAGCGAGGGAGCCGAAGGCGATGGCCGCGGAAAACGACCTGGCCCTGGGCCGGCTCGTCGACGCCGTCACCCACAGCCGGTACTTCTCCGACACCGCGATCTTCGTGATCGAGGACGACGCCCAGAACGGTCCGGACCACGTCGACTGCCATCGATCGCCGATTCTCGTCGTGTCCCCCTTCACTCCCCGGGGTCGCGTCGATTCGAGGCAATACTCGACCGCCGGGGTCCTCCGGACGATCGAGACGATCCTCTCTCTGTCGCCGATGTCGCAGTACGACGAGGCCGCCGCCCCGCTCGCCTTCGAGTTCTCGGGTCCGTTCGACGCGACGCCCTTCACGGCGCTTCCCGCGAGGGTGCCGCTCGACCGGCGCAACCCGGGCAAGCCGCGTTCCGGCGATTCGGCGCGTCTCGACTTCAGCCGTCCCGATGCCGTTCCCGAAGGGATCCTCAACGATCTCCTCTACCAGGCCGTCCAGGGTCGTCCGAGCCCCGGGATAACCGTGCGCCTCGGCTCCGAGCCCCCTCGGAACGACCCGGACTACGACGACGGGGACTGA
- a CDS encoding LemA family protein, translating to MFTCGVVVLGAIVVLLFWVIARYNGLVTLRNQVANAWKQIDVQLKRRYDLIPNLVSAVKGEMKFEQDTLEKVIQARNQAVATAQNPSAGIAAQAQSENALTATLSRFIGLVENYPNLKANEQVRALMEELTSTENKIGFARQFYNDLATSYNIAQQVFPASFIASTFHFTPVELFQIPEGETAQREVPKVDLNLGS from the coding sequence ATGTTCACCTGCGGTGTGGTCGTCCTGGGCGCGATCGTCGTCCTCCTCTTCTGGGTGATCGCGCGGTACAACGGCCTCGTCACGCTCCGAAATCAGGTCGCCAATGCCTGGAAGCAGATCGACGTCCAGTTGAAGCGCCGGTACGACCTGATTCCGAACCTCGTCTCGGCCGTCAAGGGAGAGATGAAGTTCGAGCAGGACACCCTCGAAAAGGTGATCCAGGCGCGCAACCAGGCGGTCGCGACGGCGCAGAACCCATCGGCCGGCATCGCCGCCCAGGCGCAGTCGGAGAACGCCCTGACGGCGACGCTCTCGCGGTTCATCGGCCTCGTCGAGAACTATCCCAACTTGAAGGCCAACGAGCAGGTTCGGGCGCTGATGGAGGAGCTGACCTCGACGGAAAACAAGATCGGCTTCGCGCGGCAGTTCTACAACGATCTCGCGACGAGCTACAACATCGCGCAGCAGGTCTTCCCGGCGAGCTTCATCGCGTCCACGTTCCACTTCACCCCGGTCGAGCTCTTCCAGATCCCCGAGGGGGAAACCGCCCAGCGGGAAGTCCCGAAAGTCGACCTGAACCTGGGGTCGTAG
- a CDS encoding M48 family metalloprotease — translation MKTLYERQKDNRSRTFVLIGFFIVFLGFLGAGLDFAFVGRQIGWPVATVGAIALGSFSAYWSLHGGDRAILASTNARPVDPANPRERVLDDVLEEMAIASGMPKPKGWVIPDPDPNAFATGADPAHASIAVTEGLLAIMNREELQGVVSHEMSHVKDYDTRYMTVLAALAGAVLLLAAWSRNAMWWSGGRRRNDRDGGGGVLVLAVWVVAAILAPIVAQIVTLAVSRQREYLADATGAELTRNPLALASALEKIGSAAAPTQTITEGVGHLCIEDPRGSSLSAQDTFASWFSSHPPIGRRIAILREMAHQVRA, via the coding sequence ATGAAGACCCTTTACGAACGGCAGAAGGACAACCGGTCGAGGACCTTCGTCCTGATCGGGTTCTTCATCGTCTTTCTCGGGTTCCTCGGAGCCGGGCTCGACTTCGCCTTCGTCGGCCGGCAGATCGGATGGCCCGTCGCCACGGTGGGCGCGATCGCGCTCGGCTCGTTCTCGGCGTACTGGAGCCTGCACGGCGGCGACCGCGCGATCCTCGCCTCCACGAACGCCCGCCCGGTCGACCCGGCCAACCCCCGCGAGCGGGTCCTCGACGACGTGCTGGAAGAGATGGCGATCGCCTCCGGGATGCCGAAGCCGAAAGGCTGGGTGATTCCCGACCCGGATCCGAACGCCTTCGCGACCGGCGCCGACCCGGCGCACGCGTCGATCGCCGTCACCGAGGGGCTGCTCGCGATCATGAACCGCGAGGAGCTCCAGGGCGTCGTCTCCCACGAGATGTCGCACGTGAAGGATTACGACACCCGGTACATGACCGTCCTCGCCGCGCTCGCGGGCGCCGTCCTGCTGCTGGCCGCCTGGAGCCGCAACGCGATGTGGTGGAGCGGCGGACGCCGCCGCAACGACCGCGACGGCGGAGGCGGGGTCCTCGTTCTCGCCGTCTGGGTCGTCGCCGCGATTCTCGCACCGATCGTCGCGCAGATCGTCACGCTCGCCGTCTCGCGGCAGCGCGAATACCTGGCGGACGCGACGGGCGCCGAGCTCACGCGCAATCCCCTCGCTCTCGCCTCGGCGCTCGAGAAGATCGGGAGCGCGGCCGCTCCGACGCAGACGATCACCGAGGGCGTGGGCCACCTGTGCATCGAAGATCCCCGCGGCAGCTCGCTTTCCGCCCAGGACACGTTCGCGAGCTGGTTTTCGAGCCACCCGCCGATCGGCAGGCGGATCGCGATTCTTCGGGAGATGGCGCATCAAGTCCGCGCGTAA